In Citrus sinensis cultivar Valencia sweet orange chromosome 4, DVS_A1.0, whole genome shotgun sequence, one DNA window encodes the following:
- the LOC102617593 gene encoding plant intracellular Ras-group-related LRR protein 5-like — protein MTVLLSKEKPSPSSAFVEAVEEITRLYRSLPPRPSIEQVEAAMSVLQTVDTEEQTKLDEITKQEKPRDVSEDLFSVLQQFKKTMVLFQSCEQRKEASHLVEVDKLYGIFDELVRRASGLVSGDNQMEKVAAFADSGGKIEKESVITDETLVKTREDGEIKKDGLKDLVKSASTKGSFFIGEENTEKLSLMKMAAVIENSAKTGAVVLDLRGKLTDQIEWLPVSIGKLKDVTELNLSENRIMALPSSIAGIKTLKKLDIHSNQLINLPDSFGDLISLIDLDLHANRLKTLPATFGNLINLMNLDLGSNEFTHLPDTIGCLTSLKTLNVETNELEDLPYTIGNCSSLTELRLDFNQLRALPEAIGKLECLEILTLHYNRIKGLPTTIGNLTKLKELDVSFNELESITENLCFAVSLKKLNVGNNFADLRALPRSIGNLEMLEQLDISDDQIRILPDSFRLLSKLRVFRTDETPLEVPPRQVAKLGAQAVVQFMVDLVANRDAKSQPVDEEKKSFWLTLCSICWPFRKRGAITSV, from the exons ATGACTGTGTTGTTGTCCAAAGAAAAGCCTTCCCCTTCGTCTGCTTTTGTAGAAGCTGTTGAAGAGATCACGAGACTTTACAGATCACTGCCACCAAGACCCTCCATTGAACAAGTGGAAGCAGCCATGTCTGTTCTCCAAACTGTTGATACCGAAGAACAGACCAAGCTTGATGAAATAACAAAGCAAGAGAAGCCACGTGATGTTTCTGAAGATTTGTTTTCTGTGCTGCAGCAGTTTAAAAAGACTATGGTTTTGTTTCAAAGCTGTGAACAGAGGAAAGAAGCCAGTCACTTGGTTGAAGTTGATAAGCTTTATGGGATCTTTGATGAACTTGTCCGACGAGCTTCTGGCTTGGTTTCTGGGGATAACCAGATGGAGAAAGTGGCTGCTTTTGCTGACTCAGGTGgtaaaattgaaaaggaaaGTGTGATCACTGATGAGACTTTGGTGAAGACAAGAGAAGATGGTGAAATTAAGAAAGATGGTTTAAAGGATTTGGTCAAAAGTGCTTCTACAAAGGGTTCTTTCTTTATAG GTGAAGAAAACACTGAAAAATTGAGTCTGATGAAGATGGCAGCTGTTATCGAGAACTCTGCTAAAACCGGAGCAGTAGTTCTTGATCTTAGAGGCAAGTTAACGGACCAGATTGAATGGCTTCCTGTATCAATTGGAAAATTGAAGGATGTTACTGAATTGAACTTATCTGAAAACCGTATCATGGCTCTTCCATCCTCTATTGCTGGAATCAAAACCTTAAAAAAGCTTGATATCCACTCAAATCAACTCATTAACCTCCCAGACTCATTTGGGGATCTAATCAGCCTGATTGATCTAGACCTTCATGCAAATCGGCTCAAAACACTACCAGCTACTTTTGGGAACTTGATCAACCTAATGAATTTGGATTTGGGTTCAAATGAGTTCACCCATTTGCCGGATACAATTGGGTGTTTAACCTCTTTGAAGACACTGAATGTGGAAACAAATGAACTCGAGGATCTTCCTTACACGATTGGAAACTGCTCATCGCTTACAGAGCTACGATTGGATTTCAATCAGCTCAGGGCTCTACCTGAGGCAATCGGGAAGCTCGAGTGCTTGGAGATTCTTACTTTGCattataatagaataaaagGGTTACCGACAACTATAGGTAACCTTACCAAGTTAAAGGAGCTTGATGTAAGCTTCAATGAGCTTGAGTCAATCACCGAGAACCTGTGCTTTGCGGTAAGTCTCAAGAAATTGAATGTAGGGAACAACTTTGCTGATCTTAGAGCCTTGCCAAGGTCAATTGGAAATCTTGAGATGCTGGAACAGTTGGACATAAGTGATGATCAAATAAGGATTTTACCAGATTCTTTCAGGTTGTTGTCAAAATTGAGAGTTTTTCGCACCGATGAGACTCCTTTAGAAGTTCCACCAAGGCAAGTTGCTAAATTGGGTGCTCAG GCTGTTGTCCAGTTCATGGTAGATCTTGTTGCTAATAGGGATGCTAAATCTCAACCAGTAGACGAGGAGAAGAAAAGTTTCTGGCTCACGCTGTGCTCAATATGTTGGCCGTTTCGAAAAAGAGGAGCCATCACAAGTGTGTAA